Proteins encoded within one genomic window of Bacillus sp. F19:
- the fliW gene encoding flagellar assembly protein FliW produces MLIQTKYHGEISIDEAQQITFEHGIPGFIEEKNFILLPLEEGSSFFILQSIQSQNTAFVVTSPFFFFKDYEFDLDESSKELLMIESPNDVEVYVILTVSDPFTNSTANLQGPLILNKGKRLGKQLILNKTEYTTKHCLWEGA; encoded by the coding sequence ATGTTAATTCAAACGAAATATCATGGAGAAATATCGATTGATGAAGCTCAACAAATCACCTTTGAACATGGGATTCCAGGATTTATAGAAGAAAAGAACTTTATCTTGCTTCCGCTTGAAGAAGGCTCTTCATTCTTTATCCTGCAATCCATTCAATCGCAAAACACCGCATTTGTCGTCACAAGTCCTTTTTTCTTTTTCAAAGACTATGAATTTGATTTGGATGAATCCTCAAAAGAATTATTAATGATAGAATCTCCGAATGATGTCGAAGTGTACGTTATTTTAACAGTCAGTGACCCGTTTACGAACTCAACAGCGAATTTACAAGGTCCGTTGATTTTAAATAAAGGAAAAAGATTGGGCAAGCAGCTTATCCTTAACAAGACAGAATATACAACTAAACATTGTCTATGGGAGGGAGCATGA
- a CDS encoding DUF6470 family protein yields MNIPQIRLESRFAKLGLETVNASLEIHQPKADLSIQQPKADLSIHTTPGKLTINQTKAREDVDLKHISKRIAEAADEGRRDVLSGIARRIQQGDEQMRIENGGKPLTDQAKKNSEREIKQFNIGFIPSHYSVKLDYRPSEVKIDVQRNAPIIESKINKPIMDYNAGEVKVELAERNQLKIDFVSIDRKI; encoded by the coding sequence ATGAACATTCCTCAAATCAGGTTAGAAAGCAGATTTGCTAAACTAGGGTTAGAAACGGTCAATGCTTCACTTGAAATTCATCAGCCTAAAGCTGACCTATCCATCCAGCAGCCCAAAGCAGATCTGTCCATTCATACAACGCCGGGCAAGCTAACAATTAATCAAACAAAAGCCAGGGAAGATGTTGATCTAAAGCATATTTCCAAGCGAATTGCAGAAGCAGCAGACGAGGGGCGCCGGGACGTTCTTTCCGGAATTGCGAGACGAATCCAGCAAGGCGATGAACAGATGAGAATTGAAAATGGCGGTAAACCGCTGACTGACCAGGCGAAAAAAAACAGCGAACGCGAAATCAAGCAATTTAACATTGGGTTTATTCCATCTCATTACAGCGTCAAGCTTGACTATCGGCCTTCAGAAGTGAAAATCGATGTGCAGAGAAATGCTCCGATCATTGAGAGCAAAATCAACAAGCCGATCATGGACTATAATGCAGGAGAGGTCAAAGTGGAACTCGCTGAGAGAAATCAGTTGAAAATAGATTTCGTTTCAATAGACAGAAAGATTTAA
- the flgL gene encoding flagellar hook-associated protein FlgL, giving the protein MRVTQNMLAGNSLRNLSKSYEKMGTYQDQLATGKKINRPSDDPVVVMKGMHYRMNLTEVEQYRRNISEAYQWMENSEAGIEQGTQVLQRVRELMVQARNGTNSPEDLKAIGAEMKQLKEDLVGSANTQVAGNYIFNGTQTKEAPVTLNADGTVTVNIDKSPFEIEVSKGVQLKANINSDNVFSEDLFAVIGSIEKALSSGDASGLDGLLSDLDGKMDSMSAERAELGARYNRLELIEDRVGKQEIVSTRILSENEDADLEKVIMDLTAQESIHRAALSVGARIIQPTLMDFLR; this is encoded by the coding sequence ATGCGCGTAACTCAAAACATGCTCGCAGGCAACTCGCTCCGCAACCTAAGCAAAAGCTATGAAAAAATGGGCACCTACCAGGACCAGCTCGCAACCGGCAAGAAAATCAACCGCCCATCTGATGATCCCGTTGTCGTCATGAAGGGAATGCACTATCGCATGAACTTAACCGAAGTCGAACAATACCGGCGCAACATCTCTGAGGCCTATCAGTGGATGGAGAACTCAGAAGCGGGAATTGAGCAGGGCACACAAGTTCTTCAGCGAGTGCGTGAACTGATGGTTCAGGCCAGAAATGGAACGAACAGCCCCGAGGACTTAAAGGCGATTGGCGCTGAAATGAAGCAGCTGAAGGAAGATTTGGTTGGATCTGCAAATACGCAAGTGGCTGGGAATTATATTTTTAATGGGACACAGACGAAAGAAGCGCCTGTTACACTTAACGCTGATGGAACAGTAACAGTAAACATTGATAAATCACCATTTGAAATTGAGGTTTCTAAGGGTGTTCAATTGAAAGCGAATATAAATTCTGACAATGTTTTCAGCGAGGACTTATTTGCGGTGATAGGTTCCATTGAAAAGGCGTTAAGTTCTGGTGACGCATCTGGATTAGACGGATTGCTTTCTGACCTTGACGGTAAAATGGACTCAATGTCAGCGGAACGTGCAGAACTCGGAGCCAGATACAATCGCCTGGAGCTTATTGAAGATCGAGTTGGAAAACAAGAGATTGTTTCAACACGAATTCTATCTGAAAACGAAGATGCTGATTTAGAGAAGGTCATCATGGATTTAACTGCACAAGAAAGCATTCATCGGGCTGCGTTATCAGTCGGCGCAAGAATCATTCAGCCAACATTAATGGACTTTTTAAGATAA
- the flgK gene encoding flagellar hook-associated protein FlgK encodes MRSTFSGLEIAKRGMFTQQSALNTTGHNIANANTPGYTRQRVNFVQTEAYPAPSMNRPEFPGQIGTGVEAGTIERVRDSFLDTQFRYENNKVGYWDSRADSLLKMEEIMNEPSETGLSKSFDRFWQSMQDLVLNPANAGARAVVRERGAAVAETFQYLSTSLKAVQGELKSEIVVSTKEINSLANQINSINKQISEIEPHGYLANDLYDERDRLLDQLSGLANIKISNGKSGGNSLAVAEGTVTIEIMDANGKSLGTLVDGTSKSVNELSIGFSSDNGLVDSVSIGSNAIDVKEFGSVGEIRGLIDSYGYSSDGSANGLYPEMLRQLDELAYSFATEVNKVQEAGYSIKRIEENGASSTPFFDFTNMTDPPKDAASMLTLHQSIIDSTDNIAASSNGNMGDGKNALALSEVKNQTFTIGGKTTAIQDFYESLIGGMAVDAQEANRLVSNSDVLRSAVDKRRQSVSAVSLDEEMTNMIQFQHAYNASAKMISLQDEMLDTIINGLRR; translated from the coding sequence ATGCGCTCGACTTTTTCAGGACTTGAAATTGCAAAAAGAGGAATGTTTACACAGCAAAGCGCCTTAAACACAACTGGACATAATATTGCAAACGCTAACACGCCCGGCTACACAAGACAGCGTGTTAATTTTGTGCAGACTGAGGCATACCCTGCACCATCCATGAACCGCCCTGAGTTTCCGGGCCAAATTGGAACAGGCGTTGAAGCGGGAACAATCGAGCGGGTGAGAGACAGCTTTCTCGATACACAATTCCGCTACGAAAATAACAAAGTAGGCTACTGGGATTCTCGTGCTGATTCTCTTTTGAAAATGGAAGAAATCATGAACGAACCATCTGAAACAGGCCTTTCCAAAAGCTTTGACCGCTTCTGGCAGTCCATGCAGGATCTCGTATTGAATCCTGCAAATGCGGGGGCACGTGCGGTTGTCCGCGAACGCGGGGCTGCAGTAGCAGAAACGTTTCAATACTTATCGACTTCACTTAAAGCTGTTCAAGGAGAACTGAAAAGTGAAATAGTGGTATCAACAAAAGAAATCAACTCACTTGCAAACCAGATTAACAGCATCAATAAACAAATTTCTGAAATCGAACCGCATGGCTACCTGGCGAACGATCTGTACGACGAACGCGATCGTCTTCTCGATCAGCTATCAGGTCTTGCCAACATCAAAATTTCAAACGGAAAAAGCGGAGGAAACTCGCTTGCTGTTGCAGAAGGAACTGTAACGATTGAAATCATGGATGCTAACGGTAAATCACTTGGAACTTTAGTAGATGGCACGAGTAAATCTGTCAATGAATTAAGCATCGGATTTTCTTCTGATAATGGATTAGTAGACTCGGTTTCGATAGGCTCAAATGCTATAGATGTTAAAGAATTTGGAAGTGTCGGCGAAATTCGCGGGTTAATAGATTCCTACGGATACAGTTCAGACGGTTCCGCAAATGGATTGTATCCGGAGATGCTTAGGCAGCTTGATGAATTGGCATACAGCTTTGCGACAGAAGTGAACAAAGTTCAGGAAGCGGGGTACAGCATCAAGCGGATTGAAGAAAATGGGGCAAGCAGTACACCGTTTTTTGATTTTACTAACATGACAGATCCGCCTAAAGATGCAGCGTCTATGTTAACCCTTCATCAATCTATCATAGACTCAACTGATAACATTGCCGCATCCTCAAACGGCAATATGGGTGATGGGAAAAATGCGCTTGCGCTTTCAGAAGTAAAAAATCAAACCTTCACAATCGGCGGGAAAACGACAGCCATCCAGGATTTCTATGAAAGCTTAATCGGAGGCATGGCTGTTGACGCACAGGAAGCAAACCGTCTGGTAAGCAACAGCGATGTGCTCCGTTCTGCAGTTGACAAGCGCCGTCAATCTGTCAGCGCTGTATCACTGGATGAAGAGATGACAAACATGATCCAATTCCAACACGCATACAACGCTTCAGCAAAAATGATTTCATTACAGGATGAAATGCTCGATACAATTATTAACGGACTAAGAAGGTAG
- a CDS encoding flagellar protein FlgN encodes MSAQSLILKLEKLLGLNRQLYQLAQTKTEALKTKDLTVLQQTLKQEQIYVQAIKQVENERIALASAYLNREDDLTLSACMEKAEGADKEKFSDLFQSLTDVMEKLKNANKLNQQLTIQALQFVSLSMDMLMPKEQSPAYKPPGRTASEPKRRSLFDSKA; translated from the coding sequence GTGTCAGCACAGTCATTAATTCTAAAGCTTGAGAAGCTGCTCGGGCTGAATCGGCAGCTATACCAATTAGCGCAAACAAAAACAGAAGCCTTGAAAACAAAAGACCTGACTGTGTTGCAGCAAACACTCAAGCAGGAACAAATCTATGTACAGGCCATCAAGCAAGTGGAAAATGAACGGATCGCTCTTGCTTCGGCCTATTTAAACCGGGAAGATGACTTAACTTTGTCGGCATGCATGGAAAAAGCAGAGGGAGCAGATAAAGAAAAATTCTCTGATCTTTTTCAGTCATTAACAGATGTAATGGAAAAGCTGAAGAACGCCAATAAGCTGAATCAGCAGCTTACCATCCAGGCCCTGCAGTTTGTCTCCTTATCAATGGACATGCTGATGCCAAAGGAACAATCTCCAGCCTATAAGCCTCCGGGCAGAACGGCTTCAGAACCGAAACGAAGATCTTTATTTGACTCAAAAGCCTAA
- the flgM gene encoding flagellar biosynthesis anti-sigma factor FlgM, whose product MKINHLNSAGINPYKRTAEKQQEAAQPAKKQDKVEISSKAKELQQQNAIDQARQEKVAAIKKQVETGTYSIDPKAIANSIIKHYQK is encoded by the coding sequence ATGAAGATTAATCACTTAAACTCAGCAGGGATAAATCCTTATAAACGAACTGCAGAAAAGCAGCAGGAAGCAGCGCAGCCGGCTAAAAAGCAGGATAAGGTTGAAATATCATCAAAGGCAAAAGAGCTTCAGCAGCAAAATGCCATTGACCAGGCACGACAAGAAAAGGTAGCTGCAATAAAAAAGCAAGTAGAAACCGGCACCTATTCCATTGATCCAAAAGCTATCGCAAACAGCATCATCAAACATTACCAAAAATAG
- a CDS encoding ComF family protein, protein MNRCLICQGELEKAVSWRSVFFLDEQESACCADCSSKFCLIEGTVCPMCDRPQSEAKACYDCVRWQADPLFGSVLASNHSVYQYNEFMKDLIARYKYRGDAQLADLFYEPFQNIFSKHFSKNSLLVPIPLSKERLYERGFNQARLLADLLHAPIHEPLMRIHLEKQSKKTRTERLQTENVFFINSNSEFSGENLLLIDDIYTTGTTIRHAAKLLIDHGAESVSSLTLVRG, encoded by the coding sequence ATGAACAGATGTCTTATTTGCCAGGGTGAGCTTGAAAAAGCTGTATCCTGGAGAAGCGTATTTTTTTTAGATGAACAAGAGAGTGCATGCTGTGCTGATTGTTCATCTAAGTTCTGTTTGATTGAAGGTACTGTATGTCCAATGTGCGATCGGCCCCAATCTGAGGCAAAAGCTTGCTATGACTGTGTAAGATGGCAAGCAGATCCCCTGTTTGGCAGCGTCCTTGCGAGTAATCATTCTGTTTATCAATACAATGAATTTATGAAAGATTTAATCGCCAGATACAAATATAGAGGCGATGCACAATTAGCTGACCTCTTTTACGAGCCCTTTCAAAACATCTTCTCTAAGCATTTCTCAAAGAATTCCCTTCTTGTCCCCATTCCTCTCAGTAAAGAGCGGCTTTATGAACGCGGATTCAATCAGGCACGCTTGCTTGCTGACTTACTCCATGCCCCAATTCACGAACCTCTCATGCGTATTCACTTAGAAAAACAATCTAAGAAAACAAGAACCGAACGCCTGCAGACTGAAAATGTTTTTTTCATAAATAGCAACTCTGAATTTTCCGGAGAAAACCTTCTTCTGATTGACGATATTTATACAACAGGAACCACGATCAGACACGCAGCCAAACTGCTTATAGACCATGGTGCTGAAAGTGTTTCTTCTCTTACGCTCGTTCGAGGCTAA
- a CDS encoding late competence development ComFB family protein, which translates to MVVNAMERIMVDLLDEYKTALQMNCTCEECLNDVLALVLNRIQPRYLTNPDKVAYVKAEFVDKQQMTTLIVKLAECAKMVSDTPKCETYVRGE; encoded by the coding sequence GTGGTAGTTAATGCGATGGAACGAATCATGGTCGATTTATTAGATGAATATAAGACTGCTCTGCAGATGAATTGTACGTGTGAGGAATGCTTAAATGACGTGCTTGCCCTTGTTTTAAACAGGATTCAGCCGAGATACCTAACCAACCCGGATAAGGTTGCTTATGTGAAAGCAGAATTTGTCGACAAACAGCAAATGACGACTTTAATTGTCAAATTAGCAGAATGTGCAAAGATGGTCTCCGATACACCGAAGTGCGAAACTTATGTCAGAGGTGAGTAA
- a CDS encoding DEAD/DEAH box helicase yields MKFHIHNGLLKPTENNKEGLPISKHHLRVSQINPSFTYSNDLQKHLQGRKLLIDEIPFPLEIIHRHYENGYIEYAYGLEKTNKRLRCNRCNNSDQSLIGSFKCARCGEHCSYCRSCILMGRVSECTPLLRWAGPESHIQHKKFKAMHWEGKLSREQQKGSDRMLHALKNQSDLLIWAVCGAGKTEMLFKGIEKALLENKQVCIATPRMDVVLELAPRFQSVFPQAEIAALYGGSEDRYKQANLTISTTHQLLRFEQTFDLMVIDEVDAFPYSADQSLQFAAGRARKEQSSLIYLTATPSSSLKKKIANQVKIPQRYHGHPLPLPVFSWCGNYKRALQKDKLPLNVQEWISSHLESKKQAFLFVPSIPLLEETTALLKKQDPLIEGVFAEDPARKEKVQRFRDGVIPIIITTTILERGVTIPNSDVAVLGAEDNVFTESALVQIAGRVGRSAKHPSGDVRFFHYGKTEAMIRAKKHIQMMNAEAKRVTL; encoded by the coding sequence ATGAAATTTCACATACATAACGGATTGTTGAAACCCACAGAGAATAACAAAGAAGGATTGCCTATTTCAAAGCATCACCTCCGTGTTAGCCAAATCAATCCATCGTTTACATATTCCAATGACCTCCAAAAACACCTTCAGGGAAGAAAACTGCTCATAGATGAAATTCCATTTCCGTTAGAAATCATACACCGGCATTATGAAAACGGCTATATTGAGTATGCGTATGGCTTGGAGAAAACAAATAAACGGCTTAGATGCAATCGCTGCAACAACAGTGATCAAAGCTTGATCGGCTCCTTTAAGTGTGCAAGGTGCGGTGAACATTGCTCGTATTGCCGCTCTTGCATTCTTATGGGAAGAGTCAGTGAATGCACGCCATTACTTAGGTGGGCTGGTCCTGAATCACACATTCAGCATAAAAAATTTAAGGCGATGCACTGGGAAGGAAAGCTATCAAGAGAGCAGCAAAAAGGGTCAGACCGAATGCTGCATGCGCTGAAAAATCAAAGCGATTTGCTGATTTGGGCTGTATGCGGTGCAGGGAAAACAGAAATGCTTTTCAAAGGAATTGAAAAAGCTTTATTAGAGAACAAGCAAGTCTGCATCGCAACGCCGCGCATGGATGTTGTCCTGGAACTTGCCCCAAGGTTTCAGTCCGTTTTTCCTCAAGCGGAAATTGCTGCTCTATATGGAGGGAGCGAAGACCGATATAAGCAGGCTAACCTCACCATATCCACGACTCACCAGCTTCTCCGTTTTGAACAAACGTTTGATTTAATGGTCATAGATGAAGTAGATGCATTTCCTTACTCAGCTGATCAAAGTCTCCAGTTTGCTGCGGGACGGGCAAGAAAAGAACAAAGCTCCCTCATCTATTTAACGGCAACACCTTCCAGCAGCCTGAAGAAAAAGATTGCCAATCAAGTCAAAATCCCTCAAAGATACCACGGTCATCCGCTTCCTTTACCTGTCTTTTCATGGTGCGGGAATTATAAAAGGGCACTTCAAAAAGACAAACTCCCATTAAACGTTCAAGAATGGATTTCCTCCCATTTGGAATCAAAAAAACAAGCCTTCCTATTCGTTCCATCCATACCGTTATTAGAAGAAACGACGGCTCTATTAAAAAAGCAGGATCCTTTAATAGAAGGGGTTTTTGCAGAAGACCCTGCTCGTAAAGAAAAGGTTCAGCGCTTCCGAGATGGAGTGATTCCCATTATTATTACCACCACTATTTTAGAAAGAGGAGTCACCATTCCTAATTCTGATGTTGCTGTGCTGGGAGCAGAGGACAATGTTTTTACAGAGAGTGCGCTGGTGCAAATTGCCGGCCGTGTCGGCAGAAGTGCGAAGCACCCAAGCGGAGATGTGCGATTTTTTCATTACGGTAAAACAGAAGCGATGATTCGTGCCAAAAAGCATATCCAAATGATGAATGCTGAGGCGAAAAGAGTGACTTTGTAA
- a CDS encoding DegV family protein, with translation MKTAIVTDSTAYIPKETRERLNIQMIPLSVIFGGEVYREEVEITAADFYEEVRNRGELPTTSQPSAGKFVELFEELSKEYDAVISVHLSSGISGTYNGAVSAGQMVDNIDVYAFDSEVSCMVQGFYAIEAAELAAEGIKPEEIMTRLNEVKKSIQAYFMVDDLSHLQRGGRLSGAQALIGSLLQVKPILHFVDKLIVPFEKIRTRKKAINRIYELFDEVAGAGDPMRAAIIHANRPDEAQQMKEELEAKYPHVEYSISYFGPVIGTHLGEGAIGLGWYKR, from the coding sequence ATGAAAACGGCAATAGTTACGGATAGCACAGCTTATATTCCAAAAGAAACACGTGAGCGGTTAAATATTCAGATGATTCCGCTGAGCGTGATTTTTGGCGGGGAAGTATACCGGGAGGAAGTTGAAATAACCGCTGCAGACTTTTACGAAGAAGTCAGAAACAGAGGCGAGCTTCCGACTACTTCACAGCCGTCTGCTGGCAAATTTGTTGAATTATTTGAAGAACTTTCTAAGGAATATGATGCAGTGATCAGTGTTCATTTATCAAGTGGAATCAGTGGTACCTACAACGGAGCTGTGTCAGCAGGTCAAATGGTCGATAACATTGATGTTTATGCATTCGATTCGGAAGTCAGCTGCATGGTCCAGGGTTTTTATGCCATTGAGGCAGCGGAGCTTGCTGCAGAAGGCATTAAACCTGAGGAAATAATGACACGTCTAAACGAAGTGAAAAAATCAATTCAAGCTTATTTCATGGTAGATGATTTATCACATCTTCAGCGCGGCGGACGTTTAAGCGGCGCACAGGCACTGATCGGCAGCCTGCTGCAGGTAAAGCCAATTCTGCATTTTGTTGACAAACTGATCGTCCCTTTTGAAAAAATCCGCACACGCAAAAAAGCAATCAACCGCATTTATGAGCTTTTCGATGAAGTCGCTGGCGCTGGAGACCCGATGCGTGCGGCCATCATTCATGCCAATCGCCCGGATGAAGCTCAGCAAATGAAAGAAGAACTTGAAGCAAAGTATCCCCATGTAGAATACTCCATCAGCTATTTCGGACCGGTTATCGGCACGCATTTAGGTGAAGGAGCAATAGGACTTGGGTGGTATAAGAGATAA
- a CDS encoding response regulator transcription factor: MKTRIAIIDDHQLFREGVKRILDFEPSFEVVSEGDDGEDALAIVEDSKPDVVIMDINMPKVNGVEATKQLVESNPETKVIILSIHDDENYVTHALKTGARGYLLKEMDADTLIEAVKVVSDGGSYLHPKVTHNLVNEFRRLATSGSGGGTTTITTEIRRPLHILTRRECEVLQMLADGKSNRGIGEALFISEKTVKNHVSNILQKMNVNDRTQAVVVAIKNGWVEVR, encoded by the coding sequence ATGAAGACAAGAATTGCGATTATCGATGATCACCAATTATTCCGAGAAGGCGTTAAACGAATCTTGGATTTCGAACCAAGCTTTGAAGTTGTATCAGAAGGCGATGACGGCGAAGATGCATTAGCCATCGTTGAAGACAGCAAGCCTGATGTTGTCATCATGGACATCAACATGCCGAAAGTAAACGGCGTGGAAGCTACAAAACAGCTGGTGGAATCAAATCCAGAAACAAAAGTAATCATCCTGTCGATTCACGACGATGAGAACTATGTAACTCACGCTTTGAAAACAGGCGCTCGCGGCTATTTGTTAAAAGAAATGGATGCAGACACACTGATCGAAGCTGTAAAAGTCGTTTCTGATGGCGGGTCATACTTGCATCCTAAAGTAACACATAACCTTGTGAATGAATTCAGACGTCTTGCTACAAGCGGATCAGGCGGGGGCACAACAACCATCACGACTGAAATCAGACGCCCATTACATATTTTAACTCGCCGTGAATGTGAAGTGCTGCAAATGCTTGCGGACGGAAAAAGCAACCGCGGCATCGGCGAAGCCCTTTTCATCAGTGAAAAAACAGTTAAGAATCACGTAAGCAACATTCTTCAAAAAATGAACGTAAATGACCGTACTCAAGCAGTAGTCGTTGCTATCAAAAACGGCTGGGTGGAAGTGCGATAA
- a CDS encoding sensor histidine kinase gives MDSKKLDCKVLDQILDKMVATVDGSKGEIFKIGEQSRQQYEELVEELKQIKIQVNDVIEQGDKLEVHARFARKRLSEVSKHFKQFSEEEIREAYEKAHKLQVELTMLQQKEKQLRDRRDDLERRLLGLQETIERAEVLVSQISVVLNYLHQDLRQVGMLIEDAQQKQVFGLRIIEAQEEERKRVSREIHDGPAQMLANVMMRSELIERIFRERGSDEGFKEIRSLRQNVRNALYEVRRIIYDLRPMALDDLGLIPTLRKYLYTIEEYNGKTRILFSSLGDFEENRLPPRFEVALFRLAQEAVTNALKHAEAREIQVKVEVNQNNIILMIKDNGKGFDTREMKQNQKKSFGLLGMRERVELLNGRITIDSKIGLGTFIMIQVPLNV, from the coding sequence GTGGACTCCAAGAAGCTTGACTGCAAGGTGCTTGATCAAATTCTGGATAAGATGGTAGCGACGGTTGACGGCAGCAAAGGCGAAATTTTTAAGATCGGCGAGCAGTCCCGTCAGCAATATGAAGAGCTTGTAGAAGAATTAAAACAAATTAAGATACAGGTTAATGATGTGATTGAACAGGGAGACAAGCTTGAGGTTCACGCCAGGTTTGCCAGAAAGCGTCTGTCTGAGGTGAGCAAGCACTTTAAGCAATTCAGCGAGGAAGAGATCAGGGAAGCCTATGAGAAGGCCCACAAGCTTCAGGTGGAGCTCACCATGCTTCAGCAAAAAGAGAAGCAGCTCAGAGATCGGCGGGATGATTTAGAGAGAAGGCTGCTTGGGCTTCAGGAAACGATTGAACGGGCAGAGGTGCTTGTGAGCCAAATATCTGTTGTCTTGAATTATCTGCATCAGGATCTTCGTCAGGTCGGCATGCTGATTGAGGATGCACAGCAGAAGCAGGTTTTTGGTCTAAGGATCATTGAAGCACAGGAAGAGGAGCGCAAGCGCGTTTCAAGGGAAATTCACGATGGGCCTGCTCAGATGCTTGCGAACGTGATGATGCGTTCAGAGCTGATTGAACGGATCTTCAGAGAGCGGGGGTCTGACGAAGGTTTTAAAGAAATCCGCAGCCTTCGCCAAAATGTCCGCAATGCCCTGTATGAGGTTCGGAGGATTATTTATGATTTAAGGCCAATGGCACTGGATGACCTTGGACTCATACCAACCCTCAGAAAGTACCTTTATACAATCGAAGAGTATAACGGGAAAACCCGTATCTTATTTTCAAGCCTCGGCGATTTTGAAGAAAACAGGCTTCCGCCCCGCTTTGAAGTAGCGTTATTCAGACTGGCTCAGGAAGCAGTCACGAATGCTTTAAAGCACGCCGAAGCCCGTGAGATTCAGGTTAAAGTTGAGGTGAATCAGAATAATATTATTCTGATGATCAAAGATAACGGAAAAGGCTTCGATACAAGAGAAATGAAGCAAAATCAGAAGAAATCATTCGGTCTCCTTGGGATGAGAGAGCGTGTAGAGCTCTTAAACGGCCGAATCACAATCGATTCTAAAATAGGTCTTGGGACATTCATTATGATACAGGTGCCTCTCAATGTCTGA
- a CDS encoding YigZ family protein has protein sequence MLSHYYTVKGYGEHEISIQKSRFICYINRATTEEEAQAFIQQIKKKHWDATHNCSAYLIGEHDLIQKANDDGEPSGTAGVPILEVLKKRQLKDTVAVVTRYFGGIKLGAGGLIRAYGSSTSEALNAIGIVECKLTRVMHTKIDYTWLGKVENELRNSHYQLNEIHYLDNVEVETFVEEGQKDQFIEWMTELTNGQGEIIEGTQIYLEQPKI, from the coding sequence ATGCTTTCACACTATTATACCGTAAAAGGATACGGAGAGCATGAAATATCCATTCAGAAATCACGTTTTATTTGTTATATAAACCGCGCAACAACCGAAGAAGAGGCGCAAGCCTTCATTCAGCAGATAAAAAAGAAGCATTGGGATGCGACACATAACTGCTCAGCCTATTTAATCGGCGAACACGATCTGATTCAAAAAGCAAATGACGACGGAGAACCAAGCGGAACCGCCGGCGTGCCTATCCTTGAAGTGCTTAAAAAGAGACAATTAAAAGATACAGTTGCCGTTGTCACCCGTTATTTTGGAGGCATAAAGCTCGGCGCAGGCGGACTGATCCGCGCATACGGGAGCTCAACCTCTGAAGCCCTGAATGCAATCGGCATTGTCGAGTGTAAGTTAACGCGCGTGATGCATACTAAGATTGATTATACATGGCTTGGAAAAGTGGAAAATGAACTCAGAAATTCACACTATCAGCTTAACGAAATTCATTACCTTGATAACGTTGAGGTGGAGACGTTTGTCGAAGAAGGCCAAAAGGATCAATTCATAGAATGGATGACAGAGCTGACAAATGGCCAGGGTGAAATCATCGAAGGTACTCAAATCTATTTAGAACAGCCAAAAATTTAA